From Calditrichota bacterium, one genomic window encodes:
- the ybeY gene encoding rRNA maturation RNase YbeY, with product MEIEIFQPDPDFNLSEKQIEDIVKQTCSEVNLKAKYCHFIFVDDKTLAEMHDQYLNDPSPTDVITFDLGENDVEGEIYISTDRAQAQAKRYNVSYKDEITRLIIHGLLHLAGYDDIDEEDRKQMKAVENRLVDIYRE from the coding sequence ATGGAAATTGAAATATTTCAGCCTGACCCGGATTTCAATCTCTCTGAAAAACAAATTGAAGATATTGTTAAGCAGACCTGCTCTGAAGTAAACCTGAAAGCCAAATACTGCCATTTTATTTTTGTTGATGATAAAACCCTGGCTGAAATGCACGACCAATATTTGAATGATCCGAGCCCGACGGATGTGATCACTTTTGATTTAGGTGAAAATGATGTTGAAGGTGAAATTTATATAAGTACAGACAGGGCGCAGGCACAGGCAAAACGATATAACGTCTCTTACAAAGACGAAATTACCCGCCTTATAATCCACGGACTTTTGCACCTTGCCGGTTATGATGATATTGACGAAGAAGATCGAAAACAAATGAAAGCTGTTGAAAACCGACTTGTTGATATCTACAGAGAGTAA
- a CDS encoding HDIG domain-containing protein, with product MKLKKSWDSFLASLEKYTNSEKPFREFAAKTSYFVILLIIIPLLFSTDNTIRYTDVKIGSVATKKVVAPFNFFILKTDDELLAERNNAISLVPYRFDYKKEITTDIFSNLNTTLGILKKRLPVSQPDDSLNNPQSIVSRNITFLQDSFNIMLSRPQFLAINSIYKDKNSQKNLDLILNLTRKIVTDGILDIDPNTLKRNNIAFQKNEIEETVNKKEKKDLLTVINEISDKSTAVFPVDQARAFNKYIKQIIRPNLVFNQRLTDEFIEKAVGSVSLTKDMVYENERIVDANERVNEEIYQKLYSLESARVERSAREGNWQPVFAQAGKIMLLATILFIVGLYLFSFRKKIFADNKKLLLITIVILLQVIVAAVIAGPLNWPVYLIPTTIASMLLAILIDSGIAFVVTAAIALILGGVQGGGYDITLLTVVSGMVSIYSVHEIRNRNQIFKAILYIALAYLWIIAAITFLRFDTINNLGMIFVTNLLPNAIFAPFVTYMLLGVFEKMFDITTDVRLLELSDLNHPLLKDLSLKAPGTFHHSMVVGNLAEAAAEEIGENSLLTRVGSYFHDIGKMEKPEYYIENQMDSKNLHSKLKANMSALILAAHVKTGLEMAAEYKLPRRICNFIDEHHGTSLMYFFYNKAIAVAGDKEDVNEDDFRYPGPKPQSKVTAIVMIADTVEAATRTLKNPSPSKIRAFVEGLAHQKYKDGELDECDLTFQELKKIVDAFMPVLYGVFQRRVEYPESKNLVKENSNQKKQKTEKIPESKGSDNGN from the coding sequence ATGAAATTAAAAAAATCGTGGGACAGCTTTCTTGCGTCCCTTGAAAAATATACAAACAGTGAAAAGCCTTTTCGCGAATTTGCTGCAAAAACATCATATTTTGTTATTCTGCTGATAATTATTCCTCTTCTTTTTTCAACTGATAATACTATCCGATATACAGATGTTAAAATTGGCAGTGTGGCTACAAAAAAGGTTGTCGCACCATTTAATTTTTTTATTCTTAAAACAGATGACGAACTACTTGCTGAAAGAAACAATGCAATCAGTTTAGTTCCCTATCGATTTGATTATAAAAAAGAAATAACGACAGATATTTTTTCAAATCTGAATACTACTTTAGGAATTTTAAAGAAAAGGCTCCCTGTAAGTCAGCCGGATGATTCATTGAACAACCCACAATCAATAGTTAGCCGGAACATTACATTTCTGCAAGACTCCTTTAATATAATGCTAAGCAGGCCACAGTTTTTAGCAATAAATTCTATTTATAAAGATAAGAATTCCCAGAAAAACCTCGACCTGATTCTAAACCTTACCAGGAAGATAGTTACAGACGGCATTCTTGATATTGATCCGAATACTTTAAAACGCAATAATATTGCCTTTCAGAAAAACGAAATCGAAGAAACAGTTAATAAAAAAGAAAAGAAAGATTTACTGACTGTTATCAATGAGATTTCGGACAAATCCACGGCTGTTTTTCCTGTAGATCAGGCCAGGGCTTTTAATAAATATATTAAACAGATTATTAGGCCAAACCTTGTTTTTAACCAACGCCTTACCGATGAATTTATTGAAAAGGCCGTTGGAAGCGTGAGCCTGACGAAAGACATGGTTTATGAAAATGAACGTATTGTAGATGCAAACGAACGGGTTAATGAAGAAATCTATCAAAAGCTTTATTCCCTGGAATCTGCCCGTGTTGAACGCAGTGCGCGGGAAGGGAACTGGCAGCCGGTTTTTGCACAGGCCGGAAAAATTATGCTGCTGGCAACTATTCTGTTTATAGTTGGATTATATTTATTTTCTTTCAGGAAGAAAATTTTTGCAGATAATAAAAAATTATTGCTGATTACCATTGTAATTTTGTTACAGGTAATTGTTGCGGCTGTAATTGCAGGGCCTTTGAATTGGCCGGTTTATCTAATCCCGACAACTATCGCATCAATGTTATTAGCAATTTTAATTGACTCTGGAATTGCCTTTGTTGTAACGGCGGCAATCGCGCTAATTTTGGGTGGCGTACAGGGTGGCGGTTACGATATAACTTTGCTTACAGTAGTCAGCGGAATGGTTTCAATTTATTCTGTTCATGAAATCCGAAATAGGAACCAGATATTTAAAGCTATACTTTATATTGCCTTAGCGTATCTATGGATTATCGCCGCCATTACGTTTTTGCGCTTCGATACTATCAACAATCTTGGGATGATTTTTGTTACAAATCTTTTACCAAACGCCATATTTGCTCCATTTGTAACATATATGCTGCTTGGGGTTTTTGAAAAAATGTTCGACATAACTACTGATGTGCGTCTCCTCGAACTTTCGGATTTAAACCACCCATTACTAAAGGATCTTTCCCTGAAAGCACCGGGCACTTTTCATCACAGTATGGTTGTTGGAAACCTGGCCGAAGCTGCTGCTGAAGAGATTGGAGAAAATTCTCTGTTAACGAGGGTTGGGTCTTATTTTCATGATATAGGAAAAATGGAAAAACCGGAATACTATATAGAAAACCAGATGGATTCTAAAAACCTGCACAGCAAGTTAAAAGCCAATATGAGCGCGTTGATTTTAGCGGCGCATGTTAAAACCGGTTTGGAAATGGCAGCGGAATATAAATTGCCACGCCGTATTTGCAACTTTATTGACGAACACCACGGTACGAGCCTGATGTATTTTTTCTACAATAAAGCCATTGCTGTCGCCGGTGATAAGGAAGATGTAAATGAAGATGATTTTCGCTATCCGGGGCCAAAACCACAAAGTAAAGTTACAGCCATTGTTATGATTGCTGATACGGTTGAGGCGGCAACACGAACCTTAAAAAATCCAAGTCCGTCAAAAATCCGTGCTTTTGTAGAAGGTCTCGCTCATCAAAAATATAAAGATGGTGAGCTTGATGAATGTGATTTAACCTTTCAGGAGTTAAAAAAGATAGTGGATGCTTTTATGCCTGTTTTATACGGAGTTTTCCAACGACGTGTTGAGTATCCTGAAAGTAAGAATTTAGTAAAAGAAAACAGCAATCAGAAAAAACAAAAAACTGAAAAAATCCCTGAAAGCAAAGGTTCTGACAACGGTAATTAA
- a CDS encoding acyl-CoA dehydrogenase encodes MIKFTEEHEMVRKMVRDFAQKEMAPIAIEIDENERFAEETFKKMADLHLLGLPVSEKYGGAGFDLISYAITLEEFAKVCASTTLSYSAHISLCSTPIEMFGTEEQKLKYLVPLAKGEKLGAFGLTEPGAGSDAGGTQTTAEEQEDHYLINGSKVFITNAEYAEIFVVTAVTNKGKGARGVSSFILEKDMAGFEIGKKEKKLGMRGSPTSMLHFTNVKVPKENLLGKKNEGYKQFLMTLDGGRIGIAAQSLGIAKAAYEKTMQYAHDREQFGKKLIDFQATQFKIADMVTKIMAAEELIYNSISLRNENLPHKKEASIAKLFTSEAAMDITKEAIQIHGGYGYVQDYEVERYWRDAKLMEIGEGTSEVQRMVIFREALKEFSHR; translated from the coding sequence ATGATAAAGTTTACGGAAGAACATGAAATGGTTCGGAAAATGGTGCGGGATTTTGCCCAAAAAGAAATGGCACCAATTGCGATAGAAATAGATGAAAATGAAAGATTTGCAGAAGAGACGTTTAAAAAAATGGCAGATTTGCATTTACTGGGATTACCGGTTTCAGAAAAATATGGTGGGGCTGGATTTGACTTAATCTCCTATGCAATTACACTTGAGGAATTTGCAAAAGTCTGTGCGTCAACAACACTTTCATATTCTGCACACATCTCGTTATGTTCAACGCCCATTGAAATGTTTGGAACGGAAGAACAAAAACTAAAATATCTTGTGCCTTTGGCCAAAGGAGAAAAACTGGGTGCATTTGGTTTAACAGAGCCTGGTGCAGGAAGTGATGCCGGTGGAACCCAGACAACAGCAGAAGAACAAGAGGACCATTATTTAATAAACGGATCTAAGGTGTTTATTACAAATGCTGAGTATGCTGAGATATTTGTAGTAACAGCAGTTACTAATAAGGGAAAAGGCGCACGGGGTGTTTCCAGTTTTATACTTGAAAAAGACATGGCTGGTTTTGAAATTGGTAAAAAAGAAAAAAAACTGGGGATGCGGGGTTCTCCCACCAGTATGCTTCATTTTACAAATGTCAAAGTTCCAAAAGAAAACCTGCTTGGTAAAAAAAATGAAGGGTATAAACAATTTTTAATGACCTTGGATGGCGGACGGATAGGAATTGCAGCTCAGTCACTTGGTATTGCAAAAGCTGCTTATGAAAAAACTATGCAGTATGCACATGACAGGGAACAATTTGGAAAAAAACTAATTGACTTTCAGGCTACACAGTTTAAAATTGCAGACATGGTCACAAAAATCATGGCTGCGGAAGAACTTATTTATAATTCCATATCATTAAGAAACGAAAATTTGCCACATAAAAAAGAGGCATCTATAGCTAAGTTGTTTACATCGGAAGCAGCGATGGATATCACAAAAGAAGCAATCCAAATTCATGGTGGTTATGGATATGTTCAAGATTATGAAGTTGAACGATATTGGCGCGATGCAAAGCTTATGGAAATTGGCGAAGGTACCTCAGAAGTACAACGAATGGTTATTTTTCGTGAAGCATTAAAAGAGTTCAGCCACAGGTAA
- a CDS encoding response regulator produces MIVLRLILLFSLISSLSAQNLQFENYKVSDGLPQSQVYDVLQDRDGFMWFATAAGLSRYDGLKFTNYDHHHVDIASDIIYCLEEDNLGNLWAGTIRGGIFRFNKNNPDKNNSFQSYFQSYDSTGNKVYDILKVKDTLWFATDSATIIKYADSTFSKLELGHNDDEQFTRAMVCDSLNRKWVSVYNLGLFLIDGNRITKFDTKDGLPNTKIRSIHIDKYGVIWLGSKQGLIKAKYVNNKLLVIKTLNSSDGLPSENIYSLAKSKNYLWISTNRGVSKLNESGGFVNYSSPNGLINERVLKVYIDREEIVWLATNGGISKLSQEKFLYFSTLHGIPVNFITSIYEDMGSIYIGSHGGGIVAYKNKKIIKPKMFDVLKTKMIRVMRKKDNTYWMGGREGFYKFKDNSFRHFTEKDGLPGIYVRSIDFDENGNIWIATDRGVAIFNPQNSTFKTLDHTLNKSIWHINITNDNSVWVCSYGNGVYRIKDGVVRHFDEKDGLKTDNFYSSFQSSGDTLWLGSIEGAYIFKNGKFHFVNDYLPLSKNSVWAFAEGENGEMWFGTNHGLIKKEKNKWIPYTYQNGLISDETNINSIMIDSANNLWIGTVDGLCKYNPKEDITSSSAPIVHIESINEKAQTDNKLFDYKHNSISFEFVGLWFKDEKSIEYSYTLEGYEKEWSDYTKRNFANYTNLDPGSYIFNVLAKSGDNVVSANPAIFRFQIAPPFWRTTWFAIIFLVFISILIWAYIKWRIKAFEKEKKILEQKVSDRTYELEQARITAENAVRSKSRFLANMSHEIRTPMNGILGMNHLLMDSGLNDDQKEISGFIKSSADSLMHLINGILDFSKLESNKLKIEKIEFSLLEIFRELSSTFSVKCREKNIVFYREPDFSLKDKYIGDPHRLRQVLVNLLSNAVKFTEHGHVTLQIEITSTTQSHSEFKFKIIDSGIGISEENQKHIFDSFSQADDSITRRFGGTGLGLSICNQLVQLMGGTIGVESNQGNGSSFWFTLKLENAPNSKLVFTKIDNQNSKKHCYFIIPEDIKAKSLYSIFEYNGFVISKIDLKKYESELENIENNSIFVVYYSEISKVNKIPKSKFEGKNISFIVLEPHFEKSNFSETCDFEYDIVKAFPIDYHLLQNLINGKQLKLQQYNEKTEVSLIRDNLKILVAEDNLINKKVLLSMLKKIGCKADAVENGQQLLDKIEQDDSYDLILMDVQMPVMDGLTATIEIRKREQNIEKHIPIIALTANAYSDDREKCIASGMDEFLSKPFKPNQLIEKINSILNLSEKQISI; encoded by the coding sequence TTGATAGTTTTACGACTTATTCTGCTTTTTTCTCTAATATCTTCTTTATCAGCCCAAAACCTGCAATTCGAAAACTACAAAGTTTCCGATGGTTTACCCCAATCACAGGTTTATGACGTTTTGCAGGACAGGGATGGGTTTATGTGGTTTGCAACAGCTGCCGGGCTAAGCCGTTATGATGGTTTAAAGTTTACAAATTATGATCATCACCATGTTGATATAGCATCGGATATAATTTATTGCCTTGAAGAGGATAATCTCGGGAATTTATGGGCCGGTACAATTCGTGGTGGCATTTTCCGCTTTAATAAAAACAATCCTGATAAAAACAATTCTTTCCAGTCTTATTTTCAGAGTTACGACTCAACTGGCAATAAAGTCTATGACATATTAAAAGTTAAAGATACACTTTGGTTTGCAACAGATAGCGCAACAATTATTAAATATGCTGATTCCACATTTTCAAAGTTAGAACTTGGCCATAATGATGATGAGCAATTTACACGGGCAATGGTATGTGATTCCCTGAATCGTAAATGGGTTTCTGTTTATAATCTTGGCTTATTTTTAATTGATGGTAATAGAATTACCAAATTTGATACTAAGGACGGCTTACCAAATACTAAAATCCGATCTATACATATTGATAAGTATGGTGTAATCTGGCTTGGTTCAAAGCAAGGCCTTATCAAAGCTAAATATGTTAATAATAAATTATTAGTAATAAAAACCTTAAACAGTTCAGATGGTCTGCCTTCTGAAAATATTTATTCTCTGGCAAAATCAAAAAACTACTTATGGATTTCAACCAACAGGGGCGTAAGCAAACTAAATGAGTCGGGAGGATTTGTAAATTATTCAAGCCCAAACGGACTTATTAACGAAAGAGTGTTAAAAGTTTATATTGATAGAGAAGAAATTGTTTGGCTTGCCACAAATGGTGGGATTAGCAAACTTTCTCAGGAAAAATTTCTGTATTTTTCAACCTTACATGGAATCCCGGTTAACTTTATTACTTCAATTTATGAGGATATGGGCAGTATTTATATAGGCAGCCATGGTGGTGGTATTGTCGCATATAAAAACAAAAAAATTATCAAACCTAAAATGTTTGATGTACTTAAAACGAAAATGATCCGTGTAATGAGGAAAAAAGACAATACATATTGGATGGGAGGCCGTGAAGGATTCTATAAATTTAAGGACAATTCATTCCGGCACTTTACAGAAAAAGATGGCTTGCCCGGTATTTATGTACGAAGTATTGACTTCGATGAAAATGGAAACATTTGGATTGCAACCGATCGTGGAGTTGCAATTTTTAATCCACAAAATTCTACCTTTAAAACACTTGACCATACGTTAAATAAATCTATATGGCATATAAATATTACAAATGATAATAGCGTTTGGGTCTGTTCATATGGAAATGGTGTTTACCGGATAAAAGATGGCGTGGTTAGACATTTTGATGAAAAAGATGGATTAAAAACTGACAATTTTTATAGCTCTTTCCAAAGCTCTGGTGATACTCTTTGGCTTGGGAGTATTGAAGGTGCTTATATTTTTAAAAACGGTAAATTCCATTTTGTTAATGACTATTTGCCTTTATCAAAAAACTCTGTTTGGGCATTTGCAGAAGGTGAAAATGGTGAAATGTGGTTTGGAACTAATCATGGTTTGATAAAAAAAGAGAAAAACAAATGGATTCCATACACATACCAAAACGGGTTAATTAGTGATGAAACAAATATAAACAGTATTATGATTGATTCAGCAAATAATTTATGGATTGGTACGGTCGATGGTCTTTGTAAATACAACCCAAAAGAAGATATTACATCCTCTTCTGCGCCTATTGTTCATATTGAATCAATAAATGAGAAAGCGCAAACGGATAATAAATTATTCGATTATAAGCATAATTCTATTTCATTTGAATTTGTCGGACTTTGGTTCAAGGATGAAAAAAGTATTGAATATAGCTATACTTTAGAAGGCTATGAAAAGGAGTGGAGCGATTATACAAAAAGAAACTTTGCAAATTATACAAATCTTGATCCTGGCAGCTATATTTTTAATGTTCTGGCTAAAAGCGGAGACAATGTTGTTTCTGCCAACCCAGCAATTTTTAGGTTTCAAATAGCCCCTCCGTTTTGGCGAACAACCTGGTTTGCCATAATCTTTTTAGTTTTTATTAGCATATTGATATGGGCATATATTAAATGGCGCATAAAAGCTTTCGAAAAAGAAAAAAAGATACTTGAACAAAAAGTTTCTGATAGAACCTATGAATTGGAGCAAGCCCGAATTACAGCTGAAAATGCTGTACGTTCCAAAAGTAGGTTTTTAGCGAACATGAGCCACGAAATCCGCACGCCAATGAACGGAATTCTTGGCATGAACCATCTTTTGATGGATTCCGGTTTAAATGATGACCAAAAAGAAATATCCGGGTTTATAAAGTCAAGTGCCGATTCACTAATGCATTTGATCAATGGCATTTTAGATTTTTCAAAATTAGAATCCAATAAGTTAAAAATTGAAAAAATAGAGTTCTCTTTATTAGAAATTTTTCGAGAACTATCCAGTACTTTTTCGGTTAAGTGCCGTGAAAAAAACATTGTTTTTTACCGTGAACCAGATTTTAGCCTTAAGGATAAATACATAGGAGATCCTCATAGATTACGACAGGTATTGGTAAATTTACTTAGTAATGCTGTGAAATTTACCGAACATGGTCACGTAACGTTGCAGATAGAAATAACTTCTACAACACAATCCCATAGTGAATTTAAATTTAAAATAATTGATTCTGGAATTGGAATTTCAGAAGAAAATCAAAAACATATTTTCGATAGTTTTTCCCAAGCAGATGATTCTATTACAAGAAGATTTGGAGGTACTGGACTAGGTTTATCGATTTGCAACCAGCTTGTTCAATTAATGGGCGGTACTATTGGTGTTGAAAGTAACCAAGGGAATGGATCAAGTTTCTGGTTTACTTTAAAACTTGAAAATGCACCAAATTCAAAACTGGTCTTTACAAAAATTGATAACCAAAACTCAAAAAAGCATTGTTATTTTATAATTCCAGAAGATATTAAGGCAAAATCATTATATAGTATATTCGAATATAATGGCTTTGTTATCTCCAAAATTGACCTGAAAAAGTATGAAAGCGAATTGGAAAATATTGAGAATAATTCAATTTTTGTGGTGTATTATTCTGAAATCTCCAAAGTGAATAAAATTCCAAAAAGCAAATTTGAGGGTAAGAATATTAGCTTCATTGTTCTCGAGCCTCATTTTGAAAAATCCAATTTCTCAGAAACTTGTGACTTTGAATATGATATAGTTAAGGCGTTTCCGATTGACTATCATTTACTTCAAAATCTGATCAATGGAAAACAACTAAAACTTCAACAATATAATGAAAAAACTGAGGTTTCATTAATAAGAGACAATTTGAAAATACTGGTCGCAGAAGACAATCTAATAAATAAAAAGGTTTTACTCTCGATGCTGAAGAAGATTGGTTGTAAGGCAGATGCTGTTGAAAATGGTCAACAATTGCTCGATAAAATTGAACAGGATGATAGCTATGATTTAATTCTTATGGATGTTCAAATGCCCGTAATGGATGGGCTTACTGCAACCATTGAAATTAGAAAAAGAGAACAAAATATAGAAAAACATATTCCTATTATCGCATTAACAGCCAACGCTTATTCCGATGATAGGGAAAAATGCATTGCATCCGGTATGGATGAGTTTCTTTCAAAACCTTTTAAGCCAAATCAATTAATTGAAAAGATCAATTCAATTCTGAATTTAAGCGAAAAACAAATCTCCATTTAG
- the miaB gene encoding tRNA (N6-isopentenyl adenosine(37)-C2)-methylthiotransferase MiaB, giving the protein MKKVYIETYGCQMNEYDSEIVKTILKKQGYDFTTEPNDAHVIFLNTCSVRENAHQKVHNRLEALKHLKRKNNNLVMGVLGCMAQNLRKELLDEKVGVDIVAGPDAYKKLPEMLSKVNGTGEKDFYLTLSEFETYSDVFPTREGGVNAWIAVMRGCDNFCTFCVVPYTRGRERSRDPLNIVDEVKALADKGFKQVTLLGQNVNSYKYEKYDFADLIDMSSKVSGIERIRFTSPHPKDFPEKLLHIIAENDKVCKQIHLPLQAGNTRVLDMMNRTYSKDEFLYLADHIRNTVPDISLSTDIIVGFPTETEEEFQDTLDVMNKVKFDSAFTFKYSERKQTIASRKFPDDVTEEEKTSRITRTVDLQRQHSLEQNQKHLGDTYKVLVEGKSKKHNQQKGRNDGNKVVVFPDINAEVGSLVDVKITSVTTNTLIGEIV; this is encoded by the coding sequence TTGAAAAAGGTTTATATAGAAACATATGGCTGTCAGATGAATGAATATGACAGTGAAATTGTAAAAACGATTTTAAAAAAACAAGGTTATGATTTTACAACTGAGCCAAATGATGCACATGTTATCTTTTTAAATACATGCTCGGTTCGTGAAAATGCACATCAAAAAGTACATAACCGTTTGGAGGCGCTGAAACATTTAAAACGCAAAAATAATAATCTTGTGATGGGTGTATTGGGCTGCATGGCACAAAACCTTCGCAAAGAGTTGCTGGATGAGAAGGTTGGGGTTGATATTGTTGCCGGCCCGGATGCTTATAAAAAATTACCTGAAATGCTGTCCAAGGTTAATGGAACCGGGGAGAAAGATTTTTATCTGACTTTATCGGAATTTGAAACTTACAGTGATGTTTTCCCGACACGGGAAGGTGGAGTAAATGCCTGGATTGCTGTTATGCGCGGATGTGATAATTTCTGTACATTTTGTGTGGTTCCGTATACTCGCGGCAGGGAGCGTAGCCGTGATCCTTTAAATATTGTAGATGAAGTAAAAGCCCTGGCAGATAAAGGATTTAAACAGGTTACATTGCTTGGACAAAATGTGAATTCTTATAAATATGAAAAGTATGATTTTGCAGACCTGATTGATATGTCCAGCAAAGTAAGCGGAATTGAGCGTATCCGGTTTACTTCTCCGCATCCAAAGGATTTTCCTGAAAAATTATTACACATAATAGCAGAAAATGATAAAGTCTGCAAACAGATTCACTTACCTCTTCAAGCCGGTAATACTCGCGTTTTAGATATGATGAACCGTACTTATAGCAAAGATGAATTTCTTTATTTAGCCGATCATATACGCAACACTGTACCGGACATATCCTTATCAACAGATATTATTGTTGGTTTTCCAACCGAAACTGAAGAAGAATTCCAAGATACGCTTGATGTGATGAACAAAGTAAAGTTTGATTCTGCTTTTACATTTAAATATTCCGAACGAAAACAAACCATTGCATCTCGCAAGTTTCCTGATGATGTTACTGAAGAAGAAAAAACTTCACGAATAACCCGAACTGTTGATCTGCAAAGACAACACTCTCTGGAACAAAACCAAAAACATCTGGGTGATACCTATAAAGTTCTTGTTGAGGGGAAAAGTAAAAAGCACAATCAGCAAAAGGGCAGGAATGACGGCAATAAAGTTGTAGTATTTCCTGATATAAATGCTGAAGTAGGTTCTCTGGTAGATGTGAAAATTACAAGCGTTACTACGAATACTTTGATTGGTGAGATTGTTTAG
- the mtaB gene encoding tRNA (N(6)-L-threonylcarbamoyladenosine(37)-C(2))-methylthiotransferase MtaB, translating to MENNSKLKTASLHTLGCRLNQAETAIIAKNLQEQGFKIVDFGSPADLTVVNTCTVTEQADAKCRKAVRQSIRSNPDTFVAVVGCYAQMAVDTIRAIDGVDMIVGNEHKMQLAGFVENLEKVSEARVIHSPKISRNEFTIESVGLYDNNTRANLKIQDGCNFVCSFCIIAKARGPARSRKFSDVLDEAKKLVEMGHKEIVITGVNVGTYSNSGKNFLDILVALEKLNGLERIRISSIEPTTIGRELVDFMANSNKLCPYLHIPLQSGDDTILDSMRRKHDATFFKEFIQYAVEKIPHIGLGTDIMVGYPKEGELEYKNSKKLLADLPVSFFHVFTYSDREGTSSFKMTPKVDSKEKKRRYNELADMGRRKKEMFYQQFINKNLDVLFEEEKHGRWNGFTGNYLRVVVESNENLHNQIRRVKLKRIEKDRILGELV from the coding sequence GTGGAAAATAATTCTAAATTAAAAACCGCGTCACTACACACTTTGGGCTGCCGTTTAAACCAGGCTGAAACAGCAATCATTGCTAAAAATCTACAAGAGCAGGGTTTTAAGATTGTTGATTTTGGATCGCCGGCAGATTTGACTGTTGTTAATACTTGCACTGTAACGGAGCAGGCTGATGCAAAGTGCAGGAAAGCCGTACGCCAAAGTATCCGTTCTAATCCTGATACTTTTGTAGCAGTTGTTGGCTGCTATGCCCAAATGGCCGTTGATACAATCCGTGCTATAGACGGCGTTGATATGATTGTGGGAAATGAACATAAAATGCAATTAGCAGGTTTTGTTGAAAATCTGGAAAAAGTATCTGAAGCGCGTGTGATTCATTCTCCAAAAATTTCAAGAAATGAATTTACGATCGAATCAGTTGGGTTATACGACAACAATACACGGGCAAATTTAAAAATTCAGGATGGATGTAATTTTGTATGTTCCTTTTGCATTATTGCCAAAGCCCGTGGCCCGGCAAGAAGCAGAAAATTTTCAGATGTTTTGGATGAAGCTAAAAAACTTGTGGAAATGGGCCATAAAGAGATTGTAATAACCGGTGTAAATGTTGGGACATATTCCAATTCTGGAAAGAATTTTTTGGATATTCTTGTTGCTCTTGAAAAGTTAAATGGGTTGGAAAGAATTCGCATCAGTTCCATCGAGCCTACGACAATTGGCAGGGAATTAGTAGATTTTATGGCCAATTCAAATAAACTGTGCCCATATTTGCACATTCCTTTGCAAAGCGGAGACGATACAATCCTTGACTCAATGCGCAGAAAACATGATGCAACTTTCTTTAAGGAATTTATACAGTATGCTGTGGAAAAAATTCCACATATTGGCTTAGGAACAGATATTATGGTCGGTTATCCAAAAGAAGGTGAATTGGAATATAAAAACTCTAAAAAACTATTGGCAGATTTACCTGTTTCATTTTTTCATGTTTTTACTTATTCCGACCGTGAAGGAACCAGTTCATTTAAAATGACACCTAAAGTAGATTCAAAGGAAAAGAAAAGACGCTATAATGAATTGGCCGATATGGGCCGCAGAAAAAAAGAGATGTTTTATCAACAATTTATAAATAAAAATTTGGATGTCTTGTTTGAGGAAGAAAAACATGGGCGTTGGAATGGATTTACCGGAAATTATTTGCGTGTGGTTGTGGAAAGCAATGAGAACCTGCATAATCAAATCCGCCGTGTTAAACTTAAACGAATAGAGAAAGACAGAATATTAGGAGAGCTTGTTTGA